From Anomalospiza imberbis isolate Cuckoo-Finch-1a 21T00152 chromosome 6, ASM3175350v1, whole genome shotgun sequence, one genomic window encodes:
- the GPX2 gene encoding glutathione peroxidase 2 isoform X2 translates to MTVPIAKSFYDLSATSLQGEKVDFGVFRGRVVLIENVASLUGTTVRDYTQLNQLQARYPRRLVVLGFPCNQFGYQENGTNEEILNTLKHVRPGGGFEPNFTLFQKCQVNGSDTHPVFAYLKAHLPAPADEPAHLMAEPRFVVWSPVRRSDISWNFEKFLVGPEGEPFRRYSPRVPTAQLEPDIQRLLKLAK, encoded by the exons ATGACCGTCCCCATCGCCAAGTCCTTCTATGACCTGAGCGCCACCTCCTTGCAGGGGGAAAAGGTGGATTTTGGTGTTTTCCGGGGCCGTGTGGTCCTGATCGAGAACGTGGCTTCGCTCTGAGGCACCACAGTGCGGGATTACACCCAGCTCAACCAACTCCAAGCCCGCTACCCCCGGCGGCTGGTCGTGCTGGGCTTCCCCTGCAACCAGTTTGGATACCAG GAGAACGGCACCAACGAGGAGATCCTCAACACCCTGAAGCACGTGCGGCCCGGGGGTGGCTTCGAGCCCAACTTCACCCTGTTCCAGAAGTGCCAGGTGAACGGGAGTGACACCCATCCCGTGTTCGCCTACCTCAAGGCTCACCTGCCCGCACCGGCTGACGAGCCTGCACACCTGATGGCCGAGCCCCGCTTTGTCGTCTGGAGCCCTGTGCGGCGTTCCGATATCTCCTGGAATTTTGAGAAGTTCCTGGTGGGGCCTGAGGGGGAACCGTTCCGGCGCTACAGCCCCCGTGTGCCCACGGCTCAGCTGGAGCCTGACATCCAGCGTCTCCTCAAGCTGGCCAAGTAA
- the CHURC1 gene encoding protein Churchill, translated as MCGGCVGTEYPERGTTCLEGGSFLLNFVGCAQCGRRDFVLVSNRAEGLHGGEEIVTYDHLCKNCHHLIARHEYTFSVVDDYQEYTMLCLLCGRAEDSVSILPDDPRQMTPLF; from the exons ATGTGCGGCGGCTGTGTGGGCACCGAGTACCCGGAGCGG GGCACCACCTGCTTGGAGGGCGGATCTTTCCTCCTGAACTTCGTGGGGTGCGCGCAGTGCGGCCGCCGGGATTTCGTGCTGGTCAGCAACCGAGCCGAGGGCCTGCACGGCGGGGAGGAGATCGTCACCTATGACC ACCTGTGCAAGAACTGCCACCACCTGATCGCACGCCACGAGTACACCTTCAGCGTGGTGGACGACTACCAG gaATATACCatgctctgcctgctctgcGGCCGTGCTGAGGATTCCGTCAGCATCCTGCCTGACGACCCTCGCCAGATGACCCCGCTGTTCTGA
- the SPTB gene encoding spectrin beta chain, erythrocytic has product MTSANDYEQLELQQQYSRINVRWDASDDELDNDNSSARLFERSRIKALADEREAVQKKTFTKWVNSHLARVTCRISDLYMDLRDGRVLIKLLEVLSGELLPKPTKGRMRIHCLENVDKALQFLKEQRVHLENMGSHDIVDGNHRLVLGLIWTIILRFQIQDIIVETQEGRETRSARDALLLWCQMKTAGYPHVNVTNFTSSWKDGLAFNALIHRHRPELVDFQNLTKSNARHNLEHAFSVAERHLGITPLLDPEDVFTENPDEKSIITYVVAFYHYFSKMKVLEVEGRRLGKVIEHAKETERMIEGYGGLASDLLTWIEQTIASLNSRSFANSLAGVQHQLQAFSTYRTVEKPPKFQEKGNLEVLLFTIQSRMRANNQRVYTPHEGRLVSDINRAWEQLEKAEHERELALRNELIRQEKLEQLARRFDRKAAMREAWLSENQRLVAQDNFGQDLAAVEAAKKKHEAIETDTAAYRERVQAIEAVAKELELEGYHDIQRINGRKDNILRLWEQLLELLAARRQRLEMNLTLQHLFQEMLHCIDWMDEVKVKLASPESGKHLLEAEELLQTHRLLEADMAVQAEKTRAISAAALRFADTEGYRPCDPKVIRDRVSHLEMCRRELQVLAARRRALLEQSRSLWTCLWELDEAESWIKEQEQLYSSLDFGKDLPGVLLLQRRHAAFEAELRSRGGQLEQTLAVGEGLAAAGRAAEQLRERGAAVRALWAQLEELAAFRRRGLREAEGFFQFQAEVEELAEGLQDARRRAATEELGQDESRTLVLLRQHQELLDELAAAREQLDRLAQQAEGFPPELRAGPEAQSRLAALRELHAEAAVLAERRGRQLQDALDLYTVFGESDACHLWMGSKETWLGELEVPQALEDLDVTQRRLDGLEQDMATVASQIAAVNQAADGLLASGHPRSPQVRQCREQLNERWGRFRELVSERRRAVGSALRLLNYNLESEETQKWLRSKARAVEATAELGRDLAGVLATQRKLYGIERELAVAQDRLAALRSQAERLAEERPEAATEVAQKLAMATSAWDELQTALAERAASLGEAGQLRSFLQDLDDFQAWLFSAQKAVAAVDEVPASLGEAEEMLQRHEAARRDAEEHAGAFAALAEAGERVLGGQTDPEYEGLRQRLGGVKDGWAALGKMAEARKRFLTQCRNFQEFLRDTKQAEILLTKQEYTLSHLELPSTLEGSAAALHRFQNFRAGVESNAKKVPEVVVGGTKLVAEDNIFAEKISEKCRTLQERHGAVMDKVEEAAGLMQDNHDLQTFLQSCREFDAWVDEKMLMAQDVSYGEARGLHSKWQKHQAFMAELAPNQSWLEKIEAEGTELATRKPQYGTQVTQRLEELRRRWAELRSAAEDKGRQLFEAERSALYARSYGELESWLGRAQEELRHAEKVKDLTATNLLLKRLTRLEEQVRTWMKELEELGWQGTPGTGDVPDTTRQEQMLRQRVLELLEPLERKRKELETAKAMYQLGRDLEDETLWVQERLSLARSTDHGTDLPSVQRLTKRNETLQKELAGHAPRLGEVLSRGEAAGSGEEPGPELAAQAQELRALWETLQEEAAARHRRLREAEEAQQYYLDADEAEAWVSEQELFMGPEEKPKDEESCLMMLKRHVRQLRSIEDYGQTIKELAGRAQQLLSAGHPEGEQIIRLQGQVDKHYAGLKEAAEERRRRLENMSHLFQLKREVEELEQWIAERDVVASSPEMGQDLDHVMLLREKFREFARETGSVGQERVDRVNLTIEDLIDAGHIEAATIAEWKDGLNESWADLLELIDTRMQLLAASHDLHKYFYDGAELLALIATRRQELPQDLGEDAGTVEAFHRMHNAFERDLQLLEAQVQQFRETAARLQTAYAGEKAAGIQEKEQEVSRALQELLEACSGRRARLTDTADKHRFFSMARDLLSWMESTVRQIETQEKPRDVSSVELLMKYHQGIKAEVDARGKNFTNCIELGKKLLQRKHQDSPEIKAKLVELVDKRKAMMETWEQRWERLRLLLEVCQFSRDASVAESWLMAQEPYLASSDYGQTVDAVEKLLKRHEAFEKSSATWEERIAALRKLTTLELLGGRSLREGLVRDGTTRSEAPDYCLDLDGELEARSEEEEGEEEKKDESTQDTSLPITDGPEPLAPRTGDEEPVSPTPRPPREEPEEPATLPARVSSVQLEGYLGRKHDLEAATKRASNRSWSTRYCVLRGGQLAFFKDAKSRALGLPCQGEEPLGLWDARCEVPAGYKKKKHVFKLRLSNGSEWLFHGKDEEELQAWLQGLSAAITECRGSRGKVQSLPLPIPPAPPEAPLPRKDKEKRFSFFPKKK; this is encoded by the exons ATGACCTCGGCCAATGACTAcgagcagctggagctgcagcagcagtacAGCCGCATCAATGTCCGCTGGGATGCGTCCGACGATGAGCTGGACAACGACAACAGCTCCGCACGGCTCTTTGAGCGCTCCCGCATCAAAGCCCTGGCAG ATGAGCGGGAGGCCGTGCAGAAGAAAACCTTCACCAAGTGGGTGAACTCGCACCTGGCTCGTGTCACCTGCCGCATCTCAGACCTCTACATGGACCTCCGGGACGGGCGGGTGCTCATCAAGCTGCTGGAAGTGCTGTCAGGAGAGCTTCTG CCCAAGCCCACCAAAGGCCGGATGCGGATCCACTGCCTGGAGAATGTGGACAAGGCGCTGCAGTTCCTGAAGGAGCAGCGGGTGCACCTGGAGAACATGGGCTCCCACGATATTGTGGACGGCAACCACCGCCTCGTCCTTGGCCTCATCTGGACCATCATCCTCCGCTtccag ATCCAGGACATCATTGTGGAGACGCAGGAGGGCCGGGAGACACGCTCTGCCAGGGAtgcactgctgctctggtgCCAGATGAAGACAGCAGG GTATCCCCATGTGAATGTCACCAACTTTACCTCAAGCTGGAAGGATGGGCTGGCCTTCAATGCCCTCATCCACAGGCACAG GCCTGAGCTAGTTGACTTCCAAAACCTTACCAAATCCAATGCCCGGCACAACCTGGAGCATGCGTTCAGTGTGGCAGAGCGGCACCTGGGCATCACCCCTCTCCTCGACCCCGAAG ATGTATTCACGGAGAACCCTGATGAGAAGTCCATCATCACCTATGTGGTGGCCTTCTATCACTACTTCTCCAAGATGAAGGTGCTGGAGGTGGAAGGAAGACGCCTGGGCAAG GTCATTGAGCACGCCAAGGAGACAGAGCGGATGATTGAGGGCTATGGGGGGCTGGCGTCCGACCTGCTCACCTGGATTGAGCAGACCATCGCTTCCCTCAACAGCCGCAGCTTCGCCAACTCGCTGGCTGGGGTGCAGCACCAGCTGCAAGCCTTCAGCACCTACCGCACCGTGGAGAAGCCCCCCAA GTTTCAGGAGAAGGGCAACCTGGAGGTGCTGCTCTTCACCATCCAGTCACGGATGAGGGCCAACAACCAGCGAGTCTACACCCCACACGAGGGGCGCCTGGTCTCTGACATCAACCGG gcctgggagcagctggagaaagCGGAGCATGAGCGGGAGCTGGCGCTGCGCAACGAGCTGATCCGTCAGGagaagctggagcagctggcacGGCGCTTTGACCGCAAAGCAGCCATGCGGGAGGCCTGGCTGAGCGAGAACCAGCGCCTGGTGGCTCAG GACAACTTTGGGCAGGACCTGGCGGCAGTGGAGGCGGCCAAGAAGAAGCATGAGGCTATTGAGACAGACACGGCTGCCTATAGGGAGAGGGTGCAGGCCATTGAGGCAGTGGccaaggagctggagctggagggcTACCACGACATCCAGCGCATCAATGGGCGGAAGGACAACATTCTGCGActctgggagcagctcctcGAGCTGCTGGCTGCCCGGCGCCAGCGCCTGGAGATGAACCTCACCCTGCAGCACCTCTTCCAGGAGATGCTCCATTGCATCGACTGGATGGATGAGGTCAAG GTGAAGCTGGCATCTCCTGAATCTGGGAAGCACCTTCTggaagcagaggagctgctgcagaccCACCGTCTGCTGGAGGCCGACATGGCCGTACAGGCAGAGAAGACCCGGGCCATCAGCGCTGCCGCCCTCCGCTTTGCTGACACTGAGG gctATCGTCCCTGTGACCCCAAAGTCATCCGGGACCGCGTGAGCCACCTGGAGATGTGCCGGCGAGAGCTTCAGGTACTGGCGGCGCGGAGAAGAGCCTTGCTGGAGCAATCCCGCTCCCTCTGGACCTGCCTGTGGGAGCTAGATGAGGCAGAAAGCTGGAtcaaggagcaggagcagctctacTCCTCCCTGGACTTCGGGAAGGACCTGCCGGgcgtgctgctgctccagcgcCGGCACGCTGCCTTCGAGGCCGAGCTGCGGAGCCGGGgcgggcagctggagcagacgCTGGCGGTGGGCGAGGGGCTGGCGGCTGCAGGCCGGGCGGCCGAGCAGCTGCGGGAGCGGGGGGCGGCCGTGCGGGCgctgtgggcacagctggaggagctggcgGCATTCCGACGGCGCGGCTTGCGGGAAGCCGAGGGCTTCTTCCAGTTCCAGGCGGAGGTGGAGGAGTTGGCGGAGGGGCTGCAGGATGCCCGCCGGCGGGCGGCCACCGAGGAGCTGGGCCAGGATGAATCCCGCACCCTTGTCCTGCTGcggcagcaccaggagctgctggacgAGCTGGCGGCCGCCCGGGAGCAGCTGGACAGGCTGGCTCAGCAGGCCGAGGGCTTCCCGCCGGAGCTGCGTGCAGGCCCTGAGGCGCAGAGCCGGCTGGCGGCCCTGCGGGAGCTGCACGCCGAGGCGGCCGTGCTGGCCGAGCGCCGCGGCCGCCAGCTGCAGGATGCCCTGGACCTCTACACTGTTTTCGGGGAGAGTGACGCCTGCCATCTCTGGATGGGCTCCAAGGAGacctggctgggagagctggaggtgCCACAGGCGCTGGAGGACCTGGACGTGACGCAGCGCAG GTTGGACGGGCTGGAGCAAGACATGGCCACCGTGGCTTCCCAGATCGCTGCAGTCAACCAGGCAGCCGACGGGCTCCTGGCTAGCGGGCATCCCCGGAGCCCCCaggtccggcagtgccgggagCAGCTCAATGAGAG GTGGGGCCGGTTCCGGGAACTGGTGTCGGAGCGCCGGCGGGCGGTGGGCTCGGCACTGCGCCTCCTCAACTACAACCTGGAGTCCGAGGAGACCCAGAAATGGCTGCGGAGCAAAGCCCGGGCGGTGGAGGCCACGGCCGAGCTGGGCCGTGACCTGGCCGGCGTCCTGGCCACCCAGCGCAAGCTCTACGGCATCGAGCGGGAGCTGGCAGTGGCCCAGGACCGCCTGGCCGCCCTGCGCTCCCAAGCCGAGCGCCTGGCCGAGGAGCGGCCCGAGGCGGCCACGGAGGTGGCCCAGAAGCTGGCGATGGCCACCTCTGCCTGGGACGAGCTTCAGACGGCCCTGGCAGAGCGCGCAGCGTCCCTGGGGGAAGCTGGGCAGCTCCGGAGTTTCCTGCAGGACCTGGATGACTTCCAGGCGTGGCTCTTCAGCGCTCAGAAAGCCGTGGCGGCTGTCGATGAGGTGCCGGCGTCGCTGGGGGAGGCAGAGGAGATGCTGCAGCGGCACGAAGCTGCCCGGCGCGACGCCGAGGAGCATGCTGGAGCCTTCGCCGCCTTGGCGGAGGCGGGGGAGCGGGTGCTGGGGGGACAGACGGACCCCGAATACGAGGGGCTGCGGCAGCGCCTGGGCGGCGTGAAGGACggctgggctgccctgggcaAGATGGCAGAGGCTCGGAAGCGCTTCCTCACCCAGTGCCGCAACTTCCAGGAGTTCCTTCGCGACACCAAGCAGGCGGAGATCCTCCTCACCAAGCAG GAGTACACGCTGTcccacctggagctgccctCCACGCTGGAGGGCTCGGCTGCTGCCCTGCACCGCTTCCAGAACTTTCGTGCTGGTGTGGAGAGCAATGCCAAGAAGGTCCCAGAGGTGGTGGTTGGTGGCACCAAGCTGGTGGCTGAGGATAACATCTTTGCCGAGAAGATCTCTGAAAAGTGCCGAACTCTCCAGGAGCG GCACGGAGCTGTCATGGACAAGGTGGAGGAGGCAGCGGGTTTGATGCAGGACAACCACGACCTACAGActttcctgcagagctgccgtGAG TTTGATGCCTGGGTGGATGAGAAGATGCTGATGGCTCAGGATGTCTCCTATGGAGAAGCCCGTGGTCTCCACAGCAAGTGGCAGAAGCACCAGGCATTCATGGCTGAGCTGGCACCCAaccagagctggctggagaagaTTGAGGCG gaggggacagagctggcCACGCGCAAGCCGCAGTACGGCACGCAGGTGACGCAGCGGCTGGAGGAGCTGCGCCGGCGCTGGGCCGAGCTGCGCAGCGCTGCCGAGGACAAGGGCCGGCAGCTGTTTGAGGCCGAGCGCTCGGCGCTGTACGCCCGGAGCTACGGGGAGCTGGAGAGCTGGCTGGGGCGGGCACAGGAGGAGCTGCGCCATGCTGAGAAGGTCAAGGACCTCACCGCCACCAACCTGCTGCTGAAGAGGTTGACG AGACTGGAAGAGCAAGTGAGAACATGGatgaaggagctggaggaactGGGGTGGCAGGGCACCCCTGGTACCGGGGATGTGCCAGATACCaccaggcaggagcagatgcTCCGGCAGCGAGTccttgagctgctggagccactggagaggaagaggaaggagctggagacTGCCAAGGCCATGTACCAGCTGGGGCGGGATCTGGAGGATGAGACG CTGTGGGTGCAGGAGCGGCTTTCCCTGGCAAGGTCCACGGATCACGGCACTGATCTCCCAAGCGTGCAGCGCCTGACCAAGAGGAATGAG AcactgcagaaggagctggcGGGCCATGCCCCCCGCCTGGGCGAGGTGCTGAGCCGGGGAGAGGCAGCGGGGAGCGGTGAGGAGCCAGGCCCGGAGCTAGcggcacaggcacaggagctgCGGGCACTGTGGGAGACgctgcaggaggaggcagctgcccGGCACCGGCGCCTGCGGGAGGCTGAAGAGGCCCAGCAGTATTACCTGGATGCTGACGAGGCTGAGGCCTGGGTCAGCGAGCAGGAGCTCTTCATGGGTCCTGAGGAGAAACCAAAG GATGAGGAGAGCTGCTTGATGATGCTGAAGAGACATGTCCGTCAGCTGCGCTCCATCGAGGACTACGGACAAACCATCAAGGAGTTGGCAGGGAGGGcgcagcagctgctctctgctggccACCCTGAGGG GGAGCAGATCATCCGGCTGCAGGGCCAGGTGGACAAGCACTACGCGGGGCTGAAGGAGGCGGCCGAGGAGCGCCGCCGGCGCCTGGAGAACATGTCCCACCTCTTCCAGCTGAAGCGGGAGGTGGAAGAGCTGGAGCAGTGGATTGCTGAGCGTGATGTGGTTGCTTCCTCCCCGGAGATGGGGCAGGACCTGGACCATGTCATG CTCCTGCGAGAGAAGTTTCGTGAGTTCGCGCGGGAGACAGGGAGCGTGGGGCAGGAGCGTGTGGACCGGGTGAACCTGACTATTGAGGACCTCATTGATGCGGGGCACATCGAGGCAGCCACCATAGCTGAGTGGAAGGATGGGCTGAATGAGAGCTGGGCCGACCTCCTGGAGCTGATTGACACCCGCATGCAGCTTCTCGCCGCCTCCCATGACCTCCATAAATACTTCTACGATGGTGCTGAGCTGCTGGCCCTCATCGCCACCCGGCGCCAGGAACTTCCCCAAGATCTGGGCGAAGATGCTGGCACAGTGGAGGCTTTCCACCGCATGCACAATGCCTTTGAGAGGgacctccagctgctggaggcacag GTGCAGCAGTTTCGGGAGACAGCAGCACGCCTGCAGACCGCCTATGCTGGGGAGAAGGCGGCTGGAAtccaggagaaggagcaggaggtgtcccgagcactgcaggagctgctggaagcgtGCAGCGGGCGCCGGGCACGGCTGACGGACACGGCTGACAAGCACCGCTTTTTCAGCATGGCACGGGATCTGCTCTCCTGGATGGAGAGCACTGTCCGGCAGATTGAGACACAGGAGAAACCCAG GGATGTCTCCTCGGTGGAGCTGCTGATGAAATACCACCAAGGAATTAAGGCTGAGGTGGATGCTCGGGGCAAGAACTTTACCAACTGCATCGAGCTGGGCAAGAAGCTGCTGCAGCGCAAGCACCAGGACTCACCAGAG ATCAAGGCGAAGCTGGTGGAGCTGGTGGACAAGAGGAAAGCCATGATGGAGACATGGGAGCAGCGCTGGGAGCGGCTGCGGCTGC TGCTGGAGGTGTGCCAGTTCTCCCGCGATGCCTCGGTGGCTGAGTCGTGGCTCATGGCTCAGGAGCCCTACCTGGCCAGCAGCGACTACGGGCAGACGGTGGACGCGGTGGAGAAACTGCTGAAGCGGCATGAGGCTTTTGAGAAGTCCTCCGCCACTTGGGAAGAGCGCATTGCTGCCCTCAGGAAGCTCACAACG CTGGAGCTCCTTGGCGGGCGGTCTCTACGTGAGGGCCTGGTCCGGGATGGGACGACACGCTCCGAAGCTCCCGACTACTGCCTGGATCTGGATGGGGAGCTGGAGGCCAG gtcggaggaggaggaaggagaggaggagaagaaggatgAGAGCACACAGGACACTTCGCTGCCCATCACGGATGGACCAGAGCCG CTGGCACCGAGGACAGGTGACGAGGAGCCGGTGTCACCGACCCCACGGCCACCACGGGAGGAGCCGGAGGAGCCGGCCACGCTGCCCGCCCGTGTCAGCAGCGTCCAACTGGAGGGCTACCTCGGCCGCAAGCACGACCTGGAGGCGGCCACCAAGCGCGCATCCAACCG GTCATGGAGCACGCGGTACTGCGTCCTGCGGGGTGGCCAGCTCGCCTTCTTCAAGGACGCCAAGAGCCGCGCGCTGGGGCTGCCGTGCCAGGGTGAGGagcccctggggctgtgggacgCCCGCTGCGAGGTGCCCGCGGGCTACAAGAAGAAGAAACACGTCTTCAAGCTCAG GCTCAGCAATGGCAGCGAGTGGCTTTTCCATGGCAAGGATGAG gaggagctgcaggcctggctgcaggggctgagtgCGGCCATCACGGAGTGTCGGGGCAGCCGTGGGAAGGTGCAGAGCCTCCCCCTGCCCATACCCCCGGCCCCCCCTGAAGCCCCCCTGCCCCGCAAGGACAAGGAGAAACGCTTCAGCTTCTTCCCAAAAAAGAAATAA
- the GPX2 gene encoding glutathione peroxidase 2 isoform X1, with amino-acid sequence MGSTGGPRGDAMAAPSKEEYWNTCPLLLCPTEPQLPDSHYSLTPVIPQLSLLFPTLGNMPCQPGSIPHPTGTRTSSCSAPCHELLRQGEKVDFGVFRGRVVLIENVASLUGTTVRDYTQLNQLQARYPRRLVVLGFPCNQFGYQENGTNEEILNTLKHVRPGGGFEPNFTLFQKCQVNGSDTHPVFAYLKAHLPAPADEPAHLMAEPRFVVWSPVRRSDISWNFEKFLVGPEGEPFRRYSPRVPTAQLEPDIQRLLKLAK; translated from the exons atgggcagcacaggaggacCCAGAGGTGATGCCATGGCAGCACCAAGCAAAGAAGAGTACTGGAACACTTgtcccctcctcctctgccccacAGAGCCCCAGCTCCCAGATTCCCATTATTCCCTGACTCCTGTTATTCCCCAACTCTCACTGTTATTCCCAACCCTCGGGAACATGCCGTGCCAGCCTGGGagcatcccacatcccacaggcACTAGGACGAGCAGCTGCAGCGCGCCGTGCCATGAATTATTGAGGCAG GGGGAAAAGGTGGATTTTGGTGTTTTCCGGGGCCGTGTGGTCCTGATCGAGAACGTGGCTTCGCTCTGAGGCACCACAGTGCGGGATTACACCCAGCTCAACCAACTCCAAGCCCGCTACCCCCGGCGGCTGGTCGTGCTGGGCTTCCCCTGCAACCAGTTTGGATACCAG GAGAACGGCACCAACGAGGAGATCCTCAACACCCTGAAGCACGTGCGGCCCGGGGGTGGCTTCGAGCCCAACTTCACCCTGTTCCAGAAGTGCCAGGTGAACGGGAGTGACACCCATCCCGTGTTCGCCTACCTCAAGGCTCACCTGCCCGCACCGGCTGACGAGCCTGCACACCTGATGGCCGAGCCCCGCTTTGTCGTCTGGAGCCCTGTGCGGCGTTCCGATATCTCCTGGAATTTTGAGAAGTTCCTGGTGGGGCCTGAGGGGGAACCGTTCCGGCGCTACAGCCCCCGTGTGCCCACGGCTCAGCTGGAGCCTGACATCCAGCGTCTCCTCAAGCTGGCCAAGTAA